A genomic window from Pyxicephalus adspersus chromosome 2, UCB_Pads_2.0, whole genome shotgun sequence includes:
- the MRNIP gene encoding MRN complex-interacting protein, giving the protein MVQEFHVLRCFSCHTFQVHQVKKSKKWACKLCGEKQSLIKVYGQGSGADCRHHVQKLNLLQGEVEQAANSNAGLNSQNEENDSTQCSGTSQPHAEAPQSCWIKYLEEGGENSDEEEDGSLIYTDPEHFYPWNITSEVRKRKKMPQYSCDVKEQDFNTTILNTAKKKRTCEELVASKRQTDVNVDYTRDHGRTLLHATEEPSCSTGKRYISAEKEVKENISRTHDLQKKIANMDPTLNKVQHNQNMGLSLWSSQPKTSLECDSFRPVHDIRLSSHQPTDCAPNPSDRSAVGKPRCSIFQTDEDFDENY; this is encoded by the exons ATGGTACAAGAGTTCCACGTTCTGCGATGTTTCTCCTGTCACACTTTCCAGGTGCATCAG GTGAAGAAGAGCAAGAAATGGGCCTGTAAACTCTGTGGAGAAAAACAGTCCCTGATAAAG GTTTATGGACAAGGCTCTGGCGCAGACTGCAGACATCATGTCCAAAAGTTAAACCTTCTTCAAGGCGAGGTGGAGCAAGCAGCTAACAGCAATGCTGG GCTGAACTCACAGAATGAAGAAAATGACAGCACACAGTGTTCTGGAACATCACAG CCACATGCTGAGGCCCCCCAAAGCTGCTGGATTAAATATTTGGAGGAAGGCGGTGAAAATTCCGATGAGGAAGAGGATGGCAGTCTGATTTACACAGACCCGGAACACTTTTACCCTTGGAATATTACATCAGAAGTAAG GAAACGTAAAAAAATGCCACAGTATTCTTGTGACGTTAAAGAACAAGATTTCAATACAACGATTCTGAACACTGCCAAAAAGAAAAGGACCTGTGAG GAACTGGTTGCGTCCAAAAGACAAACAGATGTGAATGTGGATTATACAAGAGATCATGGAAGGACCTTGCTACATGCTACTGAAGAGCCTTCCTGCTCTACAGGGAAGAGATATATTTCAGCTGAAAAGGAAGTTAAGGAGAACATCTCCAGAACACACGATCtccagaaaaaaatagcaaatatggACCCAACTCTAAATAAAGTTCAACATAATCAGAATATGGGTCTTTCTTTGTGGTCTTCTCAACCAAAGACCTCTCTAGAATGTGACTCTTTCAGGCCTGTACATGATATAAGACTCTCATCACATCAGCCAACAGACTGTGCACCTAATCCCAGTGACAGGAGTGCTGTGGGCAAGCCGCGTTGTAGTATCTTTCAGACTGATGAAGACTTTGATGAAAACTATTAA
- the SQSTM1 gene encoding sequestosome-1, with product MSVTVKAYLLGKEESHKEIRRFALELGKGKSAASTSSCELLIRKVTEVFQGLRGGSFQMFYRDEEGDLVAFSTDEELNMGLEILNEGVFRIYIKERKDCKRENRSHCAQENPQNVVHPNVTCDGCEGPVVGNRYKCLICPDYDLCSTCEGKGIHKEHNMIMFPTPIPFPRGRWFRKMHQGMPPFNWMHGWGYPGRGFHCPNNQQAGCSAPQSQTAPGEGTAPSSAQPTQDPNVTFLQNVGESVAAMLSPLGIDVDIDVEHGGKRSKIATPQTGSETKDSQPNSLSFTSNPQNAENRPETRPDPMETESISERMKDVSLNPSVQNENEQGEHISTASGGGDDDWTHVSSKEVDPSTGELQSLQADTDGPSPLDPNRPSHAPTGLREAAIYPHLPAEADPRLIETLSQMLSMGFTDEGGWLTRLLEAKQYDIGSALDAMQSVRHLPQ from the exons ATGTCGGTCACAGTGAAGGCCTATCTGCTGGGTAAGGAGGAGAGCCATAAGGAGATCCGGAGATTCGCCCTGGAGCTGGGCAAAGGCAAATCAGCTGCATCAACCTCCAGCTGTGAGCTGCTCATCAGGAAAGTGACAGAGGTGTTCCAAGGCCTGAGAGGGGGATCCTTCCAGATGTTCTACAGAG ATGAAGAGGGAGATCTGGTTGCCTTCTCCACTGATGAAGAACTGAATATGGGCCTTGAAATCCTCAATGAAGGAGTTTTCCGCATCTACATTAAAG AAAGGAAAGACTGTAAGCGTGAGAACCGCTCGCACTGCGCACAGGAGAATCCCCAGAATGTGGTCCATCCTAATGTGACGTGTGATGGATGTGAAGGTCCTGTGGTGGGGAACCGGTACAAATGTCTGATTTGCCCAGATTATGACCTGTGCAGCACCTGTGAGGGAAAGGGAATCCACAAGGAGCACAATATGATCATGTTCCCCACTCCTATT CCTTTTCCTCGTGGACGCTGGTTTCGCAAGATGCACCAAGGAATGCCACCTTTCAACTGGATGCATGGTTGGGGTTACCCTGGCAGAGGCTTTCACTGCCCAAACAACCAGCAAGCAGGGTGTTCTGCACCACAAAGTCAGACTGCACCTGGAGAAG gtACTGCTCCCAGTTCTGCCCAGCCAACCCAAGATCCAAATGTTACCTTCCTGCAAAATGTTGGTGAAAGTGTGGCAGCCATGCTGAGTCCCCTTG GTATTGACGTAGATATTGATGTTGAACATGGTGGTAAACGAAGCAAGATTGCAACTCCACAGACTGGTTCTGAAACTAAAGATTCTCAACCAAACAGCTTATCCTTCACTTCAAACCCACAGAATGCTGAGAACAGACCTGAAACCAGGCCTGACCCTATGGAAACTGAATCCATTTCTGAACGGATGAAAGATGTTTCTTTGAATCCTTCTgttcaaaatgaaaat GAACAAGGTGAACACATCAGCACTGCTTcaggtggtggtgatgatgactGGACTCATGTCTCCTCCAAAGAAGTTGACCCCTCCACTGGTGAGCTGCAATCCCTTCAAGCTGACACAGATGGGCCCAGTCCTTTAGACCCAAATAGACCTAGCCATGCTCCTACAGGTCTTCGAGAAGCTGCTATTTATCCACACCTCCCAGCAG AAGCAGATCCTCGACTCATTGAAACATTATCACAGATGCTCTCCATGGGTTTCACAGACGAGGGAGGCTGGCTCACCAGGCTGCTGGAAGCAAAACAATACGACATTGGGTCGGCACTCGATGCCATGCAGTCTGTGCGGCATCTTCCTCAATAA